The stretch of DNA GTCGGCCGCCGTCAGCTCAACCACCGGATCGGCTGCCGTCAGCTCAACCAGCGGGTCGGGAGCGGCGTAAAATTGAGCCTAGAGGTGCATGGCGATGTCCGTGGCTATGGTTGTTGTTTTGATCCTGCTGGGCCTGGCTTCTGTTGCCGCAATTTTGGGCACGGTGGTCCTGGTGATCCGCGACGGCCGCCGGCAGATTCCGCTGGAACCGCCGGTTCAGGCGTGGACCGCCGGGAACCTCCCCAGCCGCCCGTACTCAACGCTCCGGCGCATCTAGCGTTTCCGGGGTCAGCGTTCCCGCTGGTGATCCCCCGCCACCGTCTTGGCGGCCTCGACCTCGAGCAGCAACTTGCCGCCTTCCTCCACGAGCTGCGGCTGGTAGACGTGGGCCTTGCGTTTGTAGCTGAGGTACGCGATGCAGCCGTTGGCCATGGCCATTTTTTCGAGCATGATCTCCGAGCCGGGAACCAGGAGCTCGCCGAGGGTGCGGCCTACCGTGTTTTCCTGGCCCACCTCGTCGCCCAGTGCGGTGGTATCCCGGCCGGCAATGACGTCGTGCGCGTTCACCCACCGCCCCCAGACGCCCTTGCCTTCCAGCAGGGCGGGCTGCTGGTTCAGCGGAACGGTGGCGGCGAAGTACCGGGTATCGAACCGGCGGTGGGCGAAGTCCGGGCTGCGCCAGTTGACGAGGGACTTCAGCAGGTCGGTCCGGAGGGACAGCCCCCGTTTGCCGAGGACCTCCGGGAAGGTCTTTTCCTGGTCGGCCACGGCGAGGCGGGCACGCATCCATTCAGATGTGGACGTCGCTTCAAACGTGGTGGACATATCCGGGCCGGCAAGGAGCACGCCGGTTTCCTCGAAGAGTTCCCGGATGGCGCCCACCACATGACGGCGAGCCAGCCCGACGTCGTCCGTTCCCATCTGCTCGGCCCAGTGCTGTGGTGAAGGGCCCAGCCAGCCGACGGGGTCGTCGTCGGCGGCGTCCAGGGAGCCACCGGGGAAGGCGAGGACCCCCAGCGGCGAGGAACCGGGCCGGTAAGCAAGCCAGGTTTCGAGGCCGGTGGGGGAATCACGCAGCAGGACAACAGATGATGCTAAGCGAGCGGCCCGGGGGCTCCTCTCGCCATGTTCAAGCCAGCTCTGCGCTGCCCCTTCAAGGTCCTGAGGGAGTGCGAACAGGCGTCGGGCGAGTTGAGGCAAAGGAAGCGACCGGTCCTAGCTGAATTCAGCGATCAGTTCGACCTCTACGGGAGAGTCGAGCGGCAGCACGGAAACGCCGACGGCGGAACGGGCGTGCTGGCCTGCGTCACCGAGGACGCGGCCCAGCAATTCCGAGGCACCGTTGATGACGCCGGGCTGTCCGGTGAATGACGGGTCCGAAGAGACGAATCCCACAACTTTGACGATGCGGGTGATGCGGTCGAGGTCGCCGATGACGCTCTTGACGGCTGCCAGGGCGTTGACGGCGCAGACCGCGGCGTACTGCTGTGCGTCTTCGGGCGAAACAGTGGGCTCGTCGGCGTAGCCTTCGGTGCCGGCGGAAACTTTCCCGGTTGCTGGGAGTTTGCCATTAATAAAGGGCAGCTGGCCCGAGGTGTAAACGTGGTTGCCGGAGATCACGGCGGGAACGTAGGCCGCCACCGGGGCGGCAACGTCGGGGAGGGTCAGTCCAAGATCCGCCAGGCGCTGCTCAACAGCGGAAACGGGGGCGGCTGCGGTGCCGGACGGGGCTTCTGCGGAGGTGCTCATGCTACTGCTTCTCCCTCTTCAGGTAGGCAACCAGACCGTTTCCGTCCGGTCCGGGGACTACCTGGACGAGCTCCCAGCCGTCATCTCCCCACTGGTCCAGGATCTGTTTTGTGGCATGGATAATGAGCGGAATCGTGGCGTACTCCCATTTGGTCATGAGAGAAAGACTAGTCCTTGCCGGTAAAGTGGAAAACATGGCTCCTCGTAAGAACCCATTATTCGACACTGCCACCACCCTTGGAAAGATCCTCGTTTTCCTTGGCGTGAGTGCAATTTGTGGTGTCCTGGTAGCAGGCCTGCTGGTCCCCGCGGCGGCAGTCTCAGGCAGCGCGGCCAGTGGTTCGATCGAGTTCTTCGACACCCTTCCGGCAGAGCTGAAGGTTGACCCGCCCAACCAGACCACCAGGATCCTGGCAGCAGACGGTAGCGAGATTGCCAACGTCTACACCGAGAACCGGACCAAGGTTGCGCTGGACCAGATTTCGCCATTCATGAAGGAAGCTGTCATCGCGGTCGAGGACAGCCGTTTCTATGAACACGGCGGTGTGGACACCACCGGCATCCTGCGTGCCCTGGTCAGCACAGCGCGCGGCAACAAGCAGGGTGCCTCCACCGTCACGCAGCAGTACGTCAACAACGTCCTCAACGCCAACCTCGCCGCCGAGGGCAACGAGGACCAGATCAAGCTCAACGGTGTGAACAAGGGCGTGGGCGACAAGCTCCGCGAAATGAAGCTGGCCATCGCCATGGAGAAGGAGTTCAGCAAGGAGCAAATCCTTGAGGGCTACCTGAACATCGTGTTCTTCAACCGTGACGCGTACGGGGTCGAGGCTGCCTCCAAGTTCTTCTTCAGCACCTCTGCCAAGGACCTCAGCCTTCCGCAGGCTGCACTGCTGGCCGGCCTGGTCAACAGCCCCTCCGCGTTCGACCCCATCACCAACCCCGAGAGCTCGAAAGAGCGCCGCGACCTGGTCCTTGGCCTGATGCTGAACCAGCGCAAGATCACCCAGGAGGAACACGACGCTGCCGTCGCCACTCCCGTGGAGACCAAGGTGACCCAGCCCAAGCAGGGCTGCGCCTACGCGTCCACCGCACCGTACTTCTGCGACTACATCCTGCACCTGCTGGAGAACAACACCGCTTACGGCGCGGACCTCAAGGAGCGCCAGCGCCTGATCTACGGCGGCGGCCTCACCATCACCACCACCCTGGACCCGAACGCCCAGGCCGTGGCCCAGGAGCAGGTCAACGCCTCCGCCGGCGCCAACCCGGACAAGTGGGGTGCCGCCATGGTTTCGGTGCAGCCCAACACGGGCAAGATCATTTCCATGGCCCAGAACACATCGTTCCTGCCCGGCAAGGCCAGCTTCGATTCCCAGTTGAACTTCAACGTGGACAAGCTGGACAAGGACGGCAACGACCTCAACGGTATGGGCGGCGCCCAGCCCGGCTCCACCATGAAGCCGTTCACGTTCGCGGAGTGGCTCAATGAGGGCAAGTCCATGAACACCGTGGTCAACGCCGCCCAGCGCATCTACCCGCTCAACTTCCCGTGGCGGAACACCTGCGGCAAGGTGACCGGCGGCTACAGCACCGCCCAGAAGAACCAGGGCCTCGGCACGGCAGACGACCTGCAGAACGCCGAACCCCAGTGGTACCGGAACCTGTCCGTCCTCGAGGGCCTCTACAACTCCATCAACACGGTGACCTTCGCCTCAGCAGCCCAGCTCGACTTCTGCGGCATCCAGAAGGTGGTTGACGCCGTCGGACTCCACAGCGGCCTGCCATCGGCAGACGAGCCGAACCCCAAGGTCAACATGTCCACGCTGGGCAACCTCCTGGGTTCCACCCAGACGTCCCCGCTGACCATGGCCAGCGCGTTCGCCACGTTCGCGAACGACGGCAAGTTCTGCGAGGCCATCGCCATCACCTCGGTGACGGATGCAACGGGCAAGCAGCTGCCTGCGCAGTCCACCAGCTGCCGGGACGCCATCAAGCCCGAGGTGGCCCGCGGCGTGAACTACGCACTGCAGGAAGTCCTGAACCGGGGCTCCGGCTCGCTCATCCAGCCTAGGATTTCCACCCGGACCAGCTTCCCCATCGGCGCCAAGACCGGTACGTCCAACAACAACGGCTCCACCTGGGTTGTCGGCCACACCACCGGCCTGGCCACCGCTGCCTGGTTCGGTGACGCACTGGGCGCCCAGGACCGCGCCGGGCAGAACATCACGGTCAACGGGAAGTTCTACCCGGGCATCGACGGTTACATGATCGCCGGGCCGATGTTCTCCAACTTCATGTCGAAGATCGCTCCTGCCTACGGCACTAATCCGTTCCCGGCGCCGCCCAGCAACCTGCTGAACGGCACCACTACACGGACCACTCCCTCCACGCCGCAGGCCACCCAGGCCCCGGCTGCGCCGGTCGCCCCCCAGCCAGCACCGCAGCCAAGCAGTAACGGCAACGGAAACGGGAACAATAGTGGCAATGGAAACGGGAACGGCTAGCCGCCGATGATTTCAACCAGCGCTTTGGCCAGCCGCGCCCGGACTATCGGGCGCGGCTTTGCCGTCACCGCGGGGGCCGGGGCAGCGGCAGGACTGGCGGCCTTCGGGTACGGCCTGTGGGAGAAAAACCAGTTTGTCCTCCGCGAAGAGACACTGGATATCCTCCCGCCCGGACAGGCACCGTTCCGGATCCTGCACCTGAGCGATATCCACTTTGTCCCGGGGCAGGACAAGAAGGCAGTCTGGCTGGAGTCCCTTGCGGGCCTTGAACCGGACCTGGTGGTCAACACCGGCGACAACCTCAGCCACGTCAAAGCGGTGGACCCGCTGCTGGCGGCGCTCCGCCCCCTCATGGAGTTCCCGGGCGTGTTTGTCCCCGGTTCCAACGACTACTTCGCTCCCAGCCCGAAGAACCCGGCATCGTACCTTCTGGGTCCGTCCCAGGTGAAGCCGAAACCGGCCCGGCTGGACTGGCCGCGCCTGCGCTCGGGCTTTGGCATGGGCGGCTGGATAGACCTGACCAACCGGCACCAGTCGGTGGTCCTGAAGGGCATCCGCTTCGACTTTTCCGGCGTGGATGATCCCCACCTGAACCGGGAACGGTATGCCGGCTGGCCGCGCGGCACCGTCAACCAGGACGCCACTCCGCACCTCCGCGTCGCGGTTATCCACGCACCCTACCAGCGCGTGCTCGACCACTTCACCGAGGACGGCGCGGACCTCCTGCTCGCCGGACACACCCATGGCGGCCAACTGTGTATCCCCGGGTACGGCGCCCTGGTCTCCAACTGCGACCTCCCCACCTGGCGGGCCAAAGGCCTGAACGACTGGCAGAGCAACGGCAGTACGACGCCGGTGAACGTCTCGGGCGGTATCGGCACCTCGCGCTTCACCCCGATCCGCATCGCGTGCAAGCCCGAAGCGGTCCTGCTCACCCTCACCCCGCCCTATTAGTCCCCTTGCCCTATCACTCGTGGTTCCCACCATCGCTTTTAGGGACCATAACTGATGGCGCACGGGGCGGGCAGGGCCGGCCGTCCATTGCGCAACGCAATAACTCGCCAAGCTTCACGGGGAGTAGGGAAGCCTGTGAATCGCCTCACGCCATGGCATAGGGTAGTTGCTACGGGAAACTACATTCGTTTTAGAGCTTGAGAAGCAGGCATGGCCAAGCAAATTCCATTTTTTCGATCCATCAGTCGCCTCTACCCCCATGTCCGGCCGATCCTCCCGCGGCTTTTGCTGGGACTTCTCTGCGCGTTACTGGCCAGCGTTGTTGCACTCGCCATCCCGCAGGTCCTCCGGGTGCTGGTCAACGAATCACTGAAGCCCGGCGGCGCATCGGAAGCGGTCTGGATTTCCGCGGGCGTCATCCTGGTACTGGGCGTGGCCGAAGCCGGACTGGTGGCCCTCCGCCGGCAGTTCGTCATCAACCCCGCCACGACGGTGGAAACCAAAATGCGGGTTTCGCTGTACGGCCATCTCCAGGATCTGACCGTCTCCTTCCACGACCGCTGGGGATCCGGCCAGTTGTTGTCGCGTGCCATGACGGACCTGAACTTCCTGCGACGCTGGATGGCGTTCGGTGCCATCATGCTGGTGGTCACCACCCTTACGGTGATCATCGGCATCACAGTGATGTTTGTGATGAGCTGGCAGCTTGCCCTCATCTTCCTTGCCGCGGCGGTGCCCATTATGGCTTACAGCTTCCGGTTCCGCACCCGCTTCAGCAGGGTGGCCCGCCGCAGCCAGGACCAGGCCGGTGATCTCGCCACCACCGTTGAGGAATCAGTCCACGGCATCCGCGTGCTCAAAGCGTTCGGGCGAAGCCGGGAGGCGCTCGAAAACTTCAACGAGCAGGCCGAGGAGCTCCGCCAGACGGAGATCGAAAAGGCACGCCACCAGGCAACCTTCACCATGGTGGTCACCCTGCTTCCCGAACTCGCCCTCGGCGCCGGCCTGGTGGTCGGCGTGATGCTGTGCGCCAGCGGGCAGCTCAGCATCGGCGCGCTCGTGGCGTTTTTCGCAACCGCCGCGGTGATGGCCTCACCCGTGGAATTTTCCGGCATGCTGCTGGCCATGGCACTCACCGCCAAGACCGCCGTCGACCGCCACTTCGAAGTGATGGACTCCCCCAACACCATCACCAGTCCCCCGGAGCCCCGGCGGCCCGGTCAACTAGCCGGTGGGCTCCGTTTCAATAAGGCCACGTTCGCTTTTGAGGATGCCCCGGACAAGCCCATCCTGAAGGAAATCAACCTCGATGTCCGGCCTGGCGAAACCATGGCGCTGGTGGGAATCACCGGCAGCGGCAAAAGTGCGCTGATCCAGCTCGTTCCGCGCCTGTACGACGTCTCCGGCGGGGCCATCACCATCGACGGCGTGGACCTGAGGGACTTCGAGGTTGAGGAGCTCCGCCGGATCGTCGCGGTTGCCTTCGAGGACACCACCCTGTTCTCCAATTCGGTCCGGGACAACGTCCTGCTCGGCGCCCCCGTGCGGACGGACGCCGTCCTCGATGAGGCCCTGGACGTGGCCCAGGCACACTTCGCCTACTCCCTGCCCGAGGGGGTGGACACGCTGATTGGCGACGAAGGGCTCAGCCTTTCCGGCGGGCAGCGGCAGCGGATCGCCCTGGCGCGGGCCATCGCTGCGCGCCCCAGGGTACTGGTCCTGGACGACCCGCTGTCTGCCCTGGATGTCCAGACCGAGGAACTTGTGGAAACGCGGCTCCGGGCCGTACTGAAGGAGACCACAACACTGATCGTGGCCCACCGCCCGTCCACCGTGGCGCTGGCGGACCGTGTGGCGCTGCTGGAGGACGGCAGCATCACCGGCGTCGGCACGCACACCGAACTACTGGCGGGCAACCACCACTACCGCTACGTCATCGCCAGCCTGGACCAGGAACCACGAGACCTCGACTCCGAGCTGTCCGCCCTTGAGGACCAGGCAGAGGAAGTGACCCGATGAGCACCACAACCTTCGGCACGGCCAACGAGGACAATGCCCACCTCAGCAAGAGTGACAGCAGGGCCGTCCGACGGCGGTCGCTGGCGCTGCTGCGCAGCCTGATCCGGCCGGTGCAGCTCCGGTTCTGGCTGACCATAGCCACGGTGGTCCTTTCGCAGGCGGCCCGCGTGGCCGGCCCGGCGCTAATCGCTTTCGGCATCGACCACGCACTGCCCGCCCTGCAGGCCGGCGACAACCTGCCCCTGGTGCTTACCGGCGTCGCCTATCTGCTGGCGGCCATCGCGACGGCGGGACTCACCGCCCTGTACGTGACGTCCACCGCGAAGCTGAGCCAGGCCATGCTCCTGGACCTGCGTCTTCGGGTGTTCCGCCAAACACAGCGGCTGAGCCTGGAGTTCCACGAAAAATACACCTCCGGGCGGATCATCGCGCGGCAGACCTCGGACCTGGAGGCCCTCCGCGAACTCCTGGACTCCGGCGTCAGCTCACTGGCCTCCGGCCTGCTGTTCATGATCTTCACCGCCGTCACCGTGTTCGCCCTGGACTGGCGCAGCGGCCTGCTGGTGCTGGCCGCGGGCGTCCCCATGTTCTTCCTGGCCCGCTGGTACCAGAAGCACTCCCAGATCGTGTTCCGTGAATCCCGGGTGGTCTCCGCACGGCTGATCGTGCACTTCGTGGAAACCATGACCGGCATCCGTGCCGTGAAGGCCTTCCGCAAGGAACAGGAAAATGCTGACCGGTACGGGAAGCTCGCCGAGGACTACCGGCTGGTCACCGTCCGCTCCATCAACCTCAACGGCATCTTCCAGCCGGGGCTGGTACTGATCGGAAACGTCTGCGTGGCCGTGGTGCTGCTCTTTGGCGGTTTCCGCGTCCTCACCGGCGACCTCGCGGTGGGGGTGCTGCTGGCGCTCATCCTGTCCACCAAGCGGTTCTTCCAGCCCGTCGACCAGATGGCGATGTTCTACAACTCCTTCCAGAGCGCCCAGGCGGCCCTGGAAAAGGTGTCCGGGCTCCTCGAGGAAGTGCCCACCGTCCGCCCGCCCAGGAACCCGGTAGCACTGGACAACGCCAGGGGGTCGATCGACTTCAAGGATGTGGAGTTCCGCTACGGCGACGGCCCGCTCATCGTGCCGCGGCTGAACCTGCACATCCCCGCCGGCCAGACGGTGGCCCTGGTAGGCCAGACCGGCGCCGGGAAATCCACCCTCGCCAAACTGATCGCCCGCTTCTACGATGTTTCCGCCGGGTCCCTGACCCTGGACGACGTGGACCTGCGCAACCTCAGCACCACCGACCTGAGGCGGAACATCGTGATGGTCACCC from Pseudarthrobacter siccitolerans encodes:
- a CDS encoding DUF4177 domain-containing protein produces the protein MTKWEYATIPLIIHATKQILDQWGDDGWELVQVVPGPDGNGLVAYLKREKQ
- a CDS encoding ABC transporter ATP-binding protein; this translates as MSTTTFGTANEDNAHLSKSDSRAVRRRSLALLRSLIRPVQLRFWLTIATVVLSQAARVAGPALIAFGIDHALPALQAGDNLPLVLTGVAYLLAAIATAGLTALYVTSTAKLSQAMLLDLRLRVFRQTQRLSLEFHEKYTSGRIIARQTSDLEALRELLDSGVSSLASGLLFMIFTAVTVFALDWRSGLLVLAAGVPMFFLARWYQKHSQIVFRESRVVSARLIVHFVETMTGIRAVKAFRKEQENADRYGKLAEDYRLVTVRSINLNGIFQPGLVLIGNVCVAVVLLFGGFRVLTGDLAVGVLLALILSTKRFFQPVDQMAMFYNSFQSAQAALEKVSGLLEEVPTVRPPRNPVALDNARGSIDFKDVEFRYGDGPLIVPRLNLHIPAGQTVALVGQTGAGKSTLAKLIARFYDVSAGSLTLDDVDLRNLSTTDLRRNIVMVTQEAFLFSGSVADNIALGRPEASRTEIEEAAKAVGAHDFILDLPEGYDTDVNKRGGRVSSGQRQLISFARAFLARPAVLILDEATSSLDIPSERLVQHGLARLLAGTDAASRTALIIAHRLSTVETADRVLVVHDGRIVEDGSPAELIGGGGRFADLHGAWKDSLV
- a CDS encoding NUDIX hydrolase, with protein sequence MPQLARRLFALPQDLEGAAQSWLEHGERSPRAARLASSVVLLRDSPTGLETWLAYRPGSSPLGVLAFPGGSLDAADDDPVGWLGPSPQHWAEQMGTDDVGLARRHVVGAIRELFEETGVLLAGPDMSTTFEATSTSEWMRARLAVADQEKTFPEVLGKRGLSLRTDLLKSLVNWRSPDFAHRRFDTRYFAATVPLNQQPALLEGKGVWGRWVNAHDVIAGRDTTALGDEVGQENTVGRTLGELLVPGSEIMLEKMAMANGCIAYLSYKRKAHVYQPQLVEEGGKLLLEVEAAKTVAGDHQRER
- a CDS encoding RidA family protein, which gives rise to MSTSAEAPSGTAAAPVSAVEQRLADLGLTLPDVAAPVAAYVPAVISGNHVYTSGQLPFINGKLPATGKVSAGTEGYADEPTVSPEDAQQYAAVCAVNALAAVKSVIGDLDRITRIVKVVGFVSSDPSFTGQPGVINGASELLGRVLGDAGQHARSAVGVSVLPLDSPVEVELIAEFS
- a CDS encoding ABC transporter ATP-binding protein, with protein sequence MAKQIPFFRSISRLYPHVRPILPRLLLGLLCALLASVVALAIPQVLRVLVNESLKPGGASEAVWISAGVILVLGVAEAGLVALRRQFVINPATTVETKMRVSLYGHLQDLTVSFHDRWGSGQLLSRAMTDLNFLRRWMAFGAIMLVVTTLTVIIGITVMFVMSWQLALIFLAAAVPIMAYSFRFRTRFSRVARRSQDQAGDLATTVEESVHGIRVLKAFGRSREALENFNEQAEELRQTEIEKARHQATFTMVVTLLPELALGAGLVVGVMLCASGQLSIGALVAFFATAAVMASPVEFSGMLLAMALTAKTAVDRHFEVMDSPNTITSPPEPRRPGQLAGGLRFNKATFAFEDAPDKPILKEINLDVRPGETMALVGITGSGKSALIQLVPRLYDVSGGAITIDGVDLRDFEVEELRRIVAVAFEDTTLFSNSVRDNVLLGAPVRTDAVLDEALDVAQAHFAYSLPEGVDTLIGDEGLSLSGGQRQRIALARAIAARPRVLVLDDPLSALDVQTEELVETRLRAVLKETTTLIVAHRPSTVALADRVALLEDGSITGVGTHTELLAGNHHYRYVIASLDQEPRDLDSELSALEDQAEEVTR
- a CDS encoding transglycosylase domain-containing protein, producing the protein MAPRKNPLFDTATTLGKILVFLGVSAICGVLVAGLLVPAAAVSGSAASGSIEFFDTLPAELKVDPPNQTTRILAADGSEIANVYTENRTKVALDQISPFMKEAVIAVEDSRFYEHGGVDTTGILRALVSTARGNKQGASTVTQQYVNNVLNANLAAEGNEDQIKLNGVNKGVGDKLREMKLAIAMEKEFSKEQILEGYLNIVFFNRDAYGVEAASKFFFSTSAKDLSLPQAALLAGLVNSPSAFDPITNPESSKERRDLVLGLMLNQRKITQEEHDAAVATPVETKVTQPKQGCAYASTAPYFCDYILHLLENNTAYGADLKERQRLIYGGGLTITTTLDPNAQAVAQEQVNASAGANPDKWGAAMVSVQPNTGKIISMAQNTSFLPGKASFDSQLNFNVDKLDKDGNDLNGMGGAQPGSTMKPFTFAEWLNEGKSMNTVVNAAQRIYPLNFPWRNTCGKVTGGYSTAQKNQGLGTADDLQNAEPQWYRNLSVLEGLYNSINTVTFASAAQLDFCGIQKVVDAVGLHSGLPSADEPNPKVNMSTLGNLLGSTQTSPLTMASAFATFANDGKFCEAIAITSVTDATGKQLPAQSTSCRDAIKPEVARGVNYALQEVLNRGSGSLIQPRISTRTSFPIGAKTGTSNNNGSTWVVGHTTGLATAAWFGDALGAQDRAGQNITVNGKFYPGIDGYMIAGPMFSNFMSKIAPAYGTNPFPAPPSNLLNGTTTRTTPSTPQATQAPAAPVAPQPAPQPSSNGNGNGNNSGNGNGNG
- a CDS encoding metallophosphoesterase, whose protein sequence is MISTSALASRARTIGRGFAVTAGAGAAAGLAAFGYGLWEKNQFVLREETLDILPPGQAPFRILHLSDIHFVPGQDKKAVWLESLAGLEPDLVVNTGDNLSHVKAVDPLLAALRPLMEFPGVFVPGSNDYFAPSPKNPASYLLGPSQVKPKPARLDWPRLRSGFGMGGWIDLTNRHQSVVLKGIRFDFSGVDDPHLNRERYAGWPRGTVNQDATPHLRVAVIHAPYQRVLDHFTEDGADLLLAGHTHGGQLCIPGYGALVSNCDLPTWRAKGLNDWQSNGSTTPVNVSGGIGTSRFTPIRIACKPEAVLLTLTPPY